One Formosa agariphila KMM 3901 genomic window, AAATATAATTAATTAAACAGTTTTGTAAGCCTTTTTTTTTGAGATTTATTTTGAAAGTATATTGTTTTATTATGTAATTTAAGTTTTTGTTAACTATTACAAGGTATGGACCTTTGTAATTTTACTTCAAACTAAAAATAAACAAGATGAAGAAATACCTAATGTTAGGTCTTATGGCTTTAGCTATGACCTTTAGCGTTCAAGCGCAATTAAAGACACCGCAACCAAGTCCGTTAAGTAAAATAGAACAAGTTGTAGGATTAACAGATGTAAGCATAGAATATTCAAGACCAAATATGCGAGGGCGCGAAGTTTTTGGAAACCTTGTGCCATATGGAAAAACATGGAGAACAGGAGCAAATGCCAATACTAAAGTTACTTTTTCTGATGATGTTGTTATTGATGGAAAAACATTGAAGTCTGGAACATATGCTATTTATACTGTTCCGAATAAATCTTCTTGGGATGTGATGTTCTACACAGATTCGAATAATAGTGGTTTACCTAAAACTTGGGACGATAGTAAAGTTGCTTTAAAAGCTAAAGCTCAAGTTTATCCAATGCCAGTAGATATTGAAACATTTACCATAACATTAGATGATTTAACAAGCGATTCTGCTGTTATAGGTATGCTATGGGGGAAAGTATATGCAGGTGTGAAGTTTGTAGTGCCTACAGATAAAACTGTAATGAAAAATATCGATGCAACGATGAAAGGAAACCCAACAGCTAACGATTATTATGCGTCTGCGGTGTACTACTATGAGTCTGGAAAAGATATTAAGCAAGCGCAAACTTGGATTGATAAGTCTATTGAAATGACAGAAACTCCAGCATTTTGGCAGTTACGTAAACAAGCCTTAATTCACGCTAAAACGGGTGATAAAGCAGGCGCTATAGAAACAGCTAAAAAATCTTTAGCAGGTGCAGAGGCTGCTGGAAATGCAGATTATATTAAAATGAATACCGATTCTTTAAAAGAATGGGGAGCACTATAAATTAATACAAGTGTTTTTTAAAAAAGCCGCTATCAATATAATATCTATTGATGGCGGCTTTTTTTAATATTGAAGATTAATACGTTCACGTATTTTGTCTAATGTGTTAATGAGTTTTAGACTAAAATCGTAAGTCATAATATTACTTTCTATTTTACCATCTCTTAACAATTGGTTGAAATGTTCTGTTTCAAAATTATAGCCAATGGTAGTTCCTGTATAATCTAAAATTTCTTCTTTACCGTTTTTTGCAATCGTAACGGTTGTAGGTGCATGAAACTGGGTGTTTAAAGTGATTGTTGCATCTTCACAGGTAAATTTACAGATTGTAGGCGTATCGGCAATTAGAGTGCTTTTTAATAGGGCTTCAGTACCATTAGAATATTTAAAAATCATATCGCAAGACGAGTCAGCTCCATTTTTAAACAATGTACACGAAGCTTCAATATCGTCTGGTTCACCTAAAGTTGATAGCGTTGCGAAAATAGGGTAGATACCAATGTCTAATAAACTTCCGCCACCCACACTTTTGTCGAATAATCTAGAAGACTCGTTAAAAGGTCGTGTAAATCCAAAATCGGCTTCAATTTTTAATAGTTTGCCGTAGGTTTCATTTTTTATGTAGTTTAATGCAAACTGATAATGAGGCAGAAAATACGTCCAAAGCGCTTCCATTAAAAGCACATTATTAGCTTTGGCTACCGAAATCATTTCTTTAACCTCTTCTGTATTCATCGCGAAAGGTTTCTCGCATAACACCGCTTTGCCGTGTTTTAAACACAATATAGCATGTGATTTATGAAAGCTGTGTGGTGTCGCAATATATATGGCATCAACATCGGGGTCTTGTGCTAAAGCTTCGTAAGAGTCGTATGCTTTTGTAGCCTTAAATGTCTTTGCAAAAGCATTGGCATTTTCTATAGATCTAGAAGCGACAGCTTGTAATTGAGCATCCTCTATGGTTAATAAATCTGTGGCAAATTTACGAGCAATTTTACCCAATCCAATAATTCCCCATCTTATGGTTTTATTCTGTTGTAATGACATCTTGTTTTGGTATAAAAAGTTGAATACATAATGCGACAATAATGACTAATGTACACCCAAAAAGGTTAAGCCATAAATATGGCATCCAATCTTGCCACCAGCCAAGTATAACAACCGATTGAGTGATGATAGCTGCTATGAAAACAGCATTTGCTTTCACGTGTTTAAAGAAGAATGCAAGTAAAAATATTCCTAGCACATTACCGTAAAATATAGATCCAATAATGTTTACCAATTGGATTAAATTATCGGCTAAATATGCAATGCAAGCAATACAAATGGCTAATATTCCCCAACCAAAAGTAAACCACTTCGTAGCCTTCACGTAATGCATATCGTCTTTATCTGGCGCTAAACTACGTTTGTAAATATCGATAGTTGTTGTAGATGCCAATGCATTTAATTCACTGGCTGTACTAGACATGGCAGCGCTTAAAATAACAGCGAGCAAAAGTCCGATTAACCCTCGTGGTAGATTATTTAAAATAAAATGAATAAAAACGTAATCTTTATCGTTGGTTTCAATCTTTGTTTGATGTTCATCCGCAGCCTTTTCTAGGACCAATTTGGCTTCATTTCGATTGGTTTTTTCTGCTGAATTAATAGTTGTTATTTCTGATTTCAATGATTCATTTGGTGCTAAAACATAAGCGTCTAATAGTGTTTTTTTCTTTTCGAATAATTGATGTTGTTCAGATTCTAAGGCTTTAAATTCATCTGAATATGAGGATGCAGCAACGACCTCTTGGGCATGCGGATTAAAATGAATAGGGGATTCGTTAAACTGATAAAACACAAAAACCATTACACCTACAAATAGAATGAAAAACTGCATGGGTACTTTTAAAAGGCCATTAAAAATTAAACCCAACTGCATTTCTCTAAGCGATTTCCCTGAAAGATAGCGTTGTACCTGACTTTGGTCTGTTCCAAAATAAGAGAGCATTAAAAACGTTCCACCAATAATTCCACTCCAAAAGGTATATCTGTTCTCGAAATCGAAAGAGAAATCTAAGATGTTCATTTTATCGTTTACAGTTGCAATTTCTAAAGCGTTCGAGAAATTAATATTGTCGGGCAGATAACTTAAAATTAAAAAGAAAGCGATAAACATTCCTGTGAATATTACTGCCATTTGATGCTTTTGAGTTACACTCACAGCCTTAGTCCCTCCAGAAACGGTGTATATAATTACGAGTACACCAATAATAATGTTTAATTGGTTTAAAGACCAACCTAACACGGCCGATAAAATAATAGCAGGAGCATAGATGGTAATTCCTGCAGCCAATCCGCGTTGTACTAAGAACAATCCAGCAGTTAAACTTCTGGTTTTTAAATCGAACCTGTTTTCTAAAAACTCGTATGCTGTATATACTTTAAGTCGATGATATAAAGGGATAAATACCATACAAATAATAATCATGGCTATTGGTAACCCAAAGTAAAATTGCACAAATCCCATACCGTCGTTAAAGGCTTGTCCGGGTGTCGATAAAAAGGTTATGGCGCTGGCTTGTGTTGCCATTACCGATAATCCAATGGTCCACCATTGTGCTTGGTTTCCGCCACGAATATAATCTTGAACATTTTGGCTTCCGCGTGTTTTCCAGGTGCCGTAGCCAACAATTGCCAATAGTGTTCCTATTAATATTATCCAGTCTAAACTCTCCATTTTAAAAGGCTTTCATAATTAAATAAAATATTATTATATAGACTGCATTGGCGATTAACACCCAAGTATACGAGCGTTTCCAATGTTGTTTAATAGGTTCATTCTCTTGCATATTAATCGACTAGTTTAGATTCTGTATTTATATTTTCTTTTCCAATAGATAGCATGTTTGCAAACAATCTGTAAGCACCAGAAACTCCTGCAGGAAACTCTCTAAAGAAACTTAGTCCGGTATAGATGTAATGGCCTTTACCATATTTCGCGACTAATAAACTTCCACTTTTTTCAGATTCATTTTTATCATGCATGCCTAAAACAGGCGTAAACTCATCTCCCCAAACATTAGGGAAGTATAAGCCACGTTCTTGAGTCCATCCTTCAAAATCTTTTTGAGTTATTTTATTTGGGACGTTTAACAATTCATTTGTTGGGTCTAAAAAAGTAACTTTGGCCTCTTCATCGGTAACACGGTCTCTAGATAATTCTAATTTGTAAGGTGCTAAAGTGTCCACTTTTAAACCACGACTGGTATTATACTGCACAATTAAATTACCTCCTCCTTTAATATAATCGAATAAAGTTTGTTGTTTGTATGCTAAATCATCTACTGTGTTATATGCTCTAATACCAACAACAATAGCATCGAAATGCGTTAAGTTTGAAGGTGTAATAGCTTCAGGATTTATAATGGCTACATTGTAACCAATCTGTCTTAAACTTTCAGGAACGACATCTCCAGCACCTTGAATATATCCAATGTTTTGACCTTTCTTTATTATGTCTAAACGAACAAATTTACTCGGCTGTGGCATTACAACCGTTTGAAAAGGAATATGGTCGTAATCAATTTCTATAATCGATTTTTTATATGATGTTCCCTTAACGGTTACAGAAGATGTAATCTTAACTTCACTTTGTGTTTTAGGTGGTGTAACGGTGAAAAATACCGTTTTAGTTTCTCCGCGATGCGCAATAGAAATAGGTAATGATTTTGGAGAGATGGTCCAATCTGTTGGTGTATTAAGACTAACCGAACCTTCTACATTATCCTTTCCAGCAGTTACAATAACAGCTACTTGTTTTGGTATTTCGTTTTCAAAAATAAGTACAGGCTCTGATAGTTGAGAAGCCACTACAGGGACAATATCGAAAGGTTTATACACTTCGCCTTTTACAGGGTCGTTTGTCTTGTAAACAATGGGTTTGGTAAATGGGATAGTAATATTTTCGATGCTAAGATTAAAAGTGATGTTCTGACTTCTGGGTGTTTCAGGTTGTCCTATTAACGATTTATCTTCTACATAGTACATGCCCAAACTACCTTGCTCGGTTAACCAATATGGAGTTGTAATTTTAGTATTTGAATTTACCTTATAATGCTCATCAAAATTATATTTAATATTGTTTTCAAGTTTAATGTTTTTAGATATAGAAACGGTATTTGGGTTTACAATACTTTGTAAAGTGATAGGCTCTCCACTACGGTTTATAACTTCAATATTTAAATCGACATCCTCGTTTGCAGTTGCCCAGTTATGAGTTGCTGCAGCTTCTAAATACAGTCCGGCACAGGCAGCGATAACACTTTTTAAATCTTCAGTTTTTAAGGTTTTCCAATGGGTTTCATCTAATTTCTGAATCATTGTATACGCCTTTACCAATTTAGGAATACTTGCCGAAGGGTTTTTAAAATCGTATTCTTGTTCTACTTCAGCTAAAAGTGTTCCAATAGGTTCTCCGCCTTTAACACGGTTCCAAGTGGTATCTATACCTTCAAAAATATTAGATTTATCGGT contains:
- a CDS encoding sodium:solute symporter; translated protein: MESLDWIILIGTLLAIVGYGTWKTRGSQNVQDYIRGGNQAQWWTIGLSVMATQASAITFLSTPGQAFNDGMGFVQFYFGLPIAMIIICMVFIPLYHRLKVYTAYEFLENRFDLKTRSLTAGLFLVQRGLAAGITIYAPAIILSAVLGWSLNQLNIIIGVLVIIYTVSGGTKAVSVTQKHQMAVIFTGMFIAFFLILSYLPDNINFSNALEIATVNDKMNILDFSFDFENRYTFWSGIIGGTFLMLSYFGTDQSQVQRYLSGKSLREMQLGLIFNGLLKVPMQFFILFVGVMVFVFYQFNESPIHFNPHAQEVVAASSYSDEFKALESEQHQLFEKKKTLLDAYVLAPNESLKSEITTINSAEKTNRNEAKLVLEKAADEHQTKIETNDKDYVFIHFILNNLPRGLIGLLLAVILSAAMSSTASELNALASTTTIDIYKRSLAPDKDDMHYVKATKWFTFGWGILAICIACIAYLADNLIQLVNIIGSIFYGNVLGIFLLAFFFKHVKANAVFIAAIITQSVVILGWWQDWMPYLWLNLFGCTLVIIVALCIQLFIPKQDVITTE
- a CDS encoding Gfo/Idh/MocA family protein; the protein is MSLQQNKTIRWGIIGLGKIARKFATDLLTIEDAQLQAVASRSIENANAFAKTFKATKAYDSYEALAQDPDVDAIYIATPHSFHKSHAILCLKHGKAVLCEKPFAMNTEEVKEMISVAKANNVLLMEALWTYFLPHYQFALNYIKNETYGKLLKIEADFGFTRPFNESSRLFDKSVGGGSLLDIGIYPIFATLSTLGEPDDIEASCTLFKNGADSSCDMIFKYSNGTEALLKSTLIADTPTICKFTCEDATITLNTQFHAPTTVTIAKNGKEEILDYTGTTIGYNFETEHFNQLLRDGKIESNIMTYDFSLKLINTLDKIRERINLQY
- a CDS encoding PIG-L family deacetylase, which codes for MKNQVLAALTILLSLSVSFAQQPKKPNAAEIHESIKKLNFLGSVLYLAAHPDDENTNMISYMANHVKARTAYLSLTRGDGGQNLIGPEIRELLGVIRTEELLAARRTDGGEQFFTRANDFGYSKHPDETLSIWNKDEVLSDVVLAIRKFQPDVIINRFDHRSPGTTHGHHTSSAMLSVEAFDLTNNASKYPEQLYSTSTWQPKRMFFNTSYWFYGSQEKFDAADKSNLLAIDTGVYFPSSGLSNTEISSLSRSQHKSQGFGNTGTRGSSMEYIELIKGDMPTDKSNIFEGIDTTWNRVKGGEPIGTLLAEVEQEYDFKNPSASIPKLVKAYTMIQKLDETHWKTLKTEDLKSVIAACAGLYLEAAATHNWATANEDVDLNIEVINRSGEPITLQSIVNPNTVSISKNIKLENNIKYNFDEHYKVNSNTKITTPYWLTEQGSLGMYYVEDKSLIGQPETPRSQNITFNLSIENITIPFTKPIVYKTNDPVKGEVYKPFDIVPVVASQLSEPVLIFENEIPKQVAVIVTAGKDNVEGSVSLNTPTDWTISPKSLPISIAHRGETKTVFFTVTPPKTQSEVKITSSVTVKGTSYKKSIIEIDYDHIPFQTVVMPQPSKFVRLDIIKKGQNIGYIQGAGDVVPESLRQIGYNVAIINPEAITPSNLTHFDAIVVGIRAYNTVDDLAYKQQTLFDYIKGGGNLIVQYNTSRGLKVDTLAPYKLELSRDRVTDEEAKVTFLDPTNELLNVPNKITQKDFEGWTQERGLYFPNVWGDEFTPVLGMHDKNESEKSGSLLVAKYGKGHYIYTGLSFFREFPAGVSGAYRLFANMLSIGKENINTESKLVD
- a CDS encoding DUF2911 domain-containing protein produces the protein MKKYLMLGLMALAMTFSVQAQLKTPQPSPLSKIEQVVGLTDVSIEYSRPNMRGREVFGNLVPYGKTWRTGANANTKVTFSDDVVIDGKTLKSGTYAIYTVPNKSSWDVMFYTDSNNSGLPKTWDDSKVALKAKAQVYPMPVDIETFTITLDDLTSDSAVIGMLWGKVYAGVKFVVPTDKTVMKNIDATMKGNPTANDYYASAVYYYESGKDIKQAQTWIDKSIEMTETPAFWQLRKQALIHAKTGDKAGAIETAKKSLAGAEAAGNADYIKMNTDSLKEWGAL